The nucleotide sequence TCAGTTAGCGTTTGAATTTGAATACAAGTGCCCGCGTTCCGTCGTCCAAGTGTGATCTAGTATCCAGTAAACCCTTAGCAACATGCAACTccttttggtgacggccactTTGGCCATCTGCGGCGTGGTGGTCAGTGGACAACAGGGCGTGGATCCCGCCTACTTGAGGCAGTACtaccagcagctgcagcaacagcagcagcaacagcaggctCAGCCCCACGATGGCACGCCCATTTTCGAGCAGAACTCGGAGCAGACGCAGCAGTACGTGAACTCTGGCCAGCAGATCAGGATCAAGGATACGGTGGCGGAGCAGATCCgggcacagcagcaacagggaTACGTGGCTCCATCGGTCAGGGATTATCAGGTGGGTTTGCTTACTTACTGTACAAATAATCTAGATGTCTATATTGTTGGATCTACAACCTTTTCACAGCAATATCAGCCTCAGCAGGCCGCCTACCGTCCACCTGCCCAGGCTGCTCCTCAGCCACCACGCAGGATTCAGCAGTCCTCCTACCAGGCTCCTTCCACTTCGATCCTCGGCAAAGGACAGCACAAGTTGtcgctgcagcagcaaaacGAGGAGGAGGAATACGATGACGTAAGTTAACAGTACACGTAAAACAATATGTCCATTTTTCAAACAAATAATGAGGTGCGGATATGAAGAAGTATTAATGAAAAAGATATGTGAAACAAATAGATCAACAGATATCTATGAAACCCAGTGATCAGCTAAAAGTAACCAgtttaaatcaatttgcaaaaaagaaacaagctTAATTATTTAACTCAAAGCCGTTTTGATACTTTAtatcaaattgaaatcgatCCTCTTTTTGCGGTGCACCCAGCTGGTGTTCGAACTCACATTCGAGTGGGACTTTCGCGCACTTTCCTTTTCGCTTcactgcaacagcaactgcaacatcagtgaaaacaacaacaacataatTACAATTGAAGCATGCAATGGCATTGGGGGATGGATCGGGGGAGGGCAACTGTGACTTGGGGTTCATTAACCACGCTCAGTGTGGCAACAGTGTGGATTTGGCCATGGCCATATGTGTGTGCATCGCATTGTGCATGTTCATTGGCCCGGGTTCGCTCCTGGTCCGGTCCGTTTGGCCACTTAGCCACCGGCGATTGTTTATGGCCTTTGCATGCGGAAGCTGGCGAATATCCGTTACCAAAGTGACCATAATCCATCAGGCTTAATGCGGCGGCAAGCCAACGAGATGGGGTTAAGGTGCTCAGTTGGTGTGTCATCCTATTAGCCACTTAAAATTGATGGCCCAAACAGGATTTGATGGgttttgtcaaaaaaaaaaaaaagttacatGACAATTAATTTGGTATTTCATCATCCTAAAACTAAAATGCAAAAGAAATTAGTAGACActaggaaaatggaaaacatcaTGTGGCGGCACATGTAATGATTAAAACACATCTTAGCATTGTCAAATTTGTAAGAGCTATTATATTAATCATTACAAGTGATTGCAATTTACCGCTTAATGTCTCCGCCAGACAATCACTTTCAAATGCGACCCATTTACCCCAATCCCCACTCCGTGACCATAAGATCTGCAACTCCGAGCCCAATTCCCACAACAATGAGCTCCAATGGACATGGCACGCATTAGAACCGGCTTGCAAACTGGCTTTGCCTTTCCAATTTTTGGCCTGCAGTTCTGTGGGCATTTAAgctctttgtttttttggtcCACGTCAGGCCTAAAAGGCTACCTAAAATAAAAGAACGAGGAATCGATTTGTGGCCACGCTCTAAAGCCACGATCTTCTTGTTACCTTAACCCAGTTGCCAGCAATCTTAGATCCGATTGTCTTGGCCAATCGAAGGTCTTGCTGCCATTGGATCCTCACAAGAACTAGGGGGAAATCGCACCAACCTTGTGCATAAATTATCCAACGCCTCGAGGTTTTTATGGGTGGTGGTGCTTCGATCGCCTGGTTGCATAAACATAATCCGCAGTCAACGGATCGATCGTGTGATCCGCAGCCGCTGCAACGAACCGGCACTTTGATTCCGTGCGATCGGACCATTAAAATATGCAAGCGGCTCCAAATTACTTTCACTTGTGCGTGATCTGGGATTGGGAGTTTGGAGTTGCACAGCCTACGCGAATGTGCCTTGGGGCGATGACGCAACACCAGCGTCTGGACACGTTTTTTGGGCCAGCCTCAAAAGTGGGTCAGCACCAGGTTGTAGTACGCATTTAAAGTCCCCATCGAGCCCCACCCCATTCACAAAGTGCCCAATctgattttatttctttgcaAAAGTGTATTGGAATCGATACTATTTTCATTGcacaatttaattagttttcacTGGCACCCATATCTTTCTGTAAATATATCATAACTTTTTATCACATTtaatt is from Drosophila melanogaster chromosome 3L and encodes:
- the Cpr66D gene encoding cuticular protein 66D codes for the protein MQLLLVTATLAICGVVVSGQQGVDPAYLRQYYQQLQQQQQQQQAQPHDGTPIFEQNSEQTQQYVNSGQQIRIKDTVAEQIRAQQQQGYVAPSVRDYQQYQPQQAAYRPPAQAAPQPPRRIQQSSYQAPSTSILGKGQHKLSLQQQNEEEEYDDQNSSYQFGFDVKDDEFTNYQNRKEIRDGSVIKGSYSVVDSDGFIRTVKYTADPKEGFKAEVIREPTDIVVKIPTPPPPTQLLRAGGHKAQQEYSSGPSKQQYQHQQQQQQPQYHQYQ